CGCCTTCGGTGGCGCCCAAGGCGGCGGCGGTCTGGTGGAACAGGTTCCAATCCTTCACGCCGTTGCCGCCAGAGAAAATAAACTCCGCCTCGGCCATGGGAATCGCCGCCGGGTCCACCGCCACCGCGCCGAGGTCTTCGATACGCGGCAGGCTGCGGGCCAGGGGTGTGGATAACTCCACGGGCAAGACTTCATGGCGGGTGTCGCTGACCGGATCGGCACATTCGACGGCGGCGAGGATCAGGCGTGACAATGGCCGCGCCAAGTCTTCCTGGCCGGCGCCGGCGCGGCCGATGCACTCGTCACCCTTGATCTGCCACACCCGCGTGGCCGGACGTTCCTTGAGGCTCGCGGCAAACCGCCGCCCCAACTCACCGCCGCCACTGCGGCTGTCGGGCAGCAACCAATGGCGTGGGTTGAACTGGATATCCACCGCCCGCAAACCCTGCACGCGTTGCTCGGGTGAATAACCGTCGAACTCATGACCCTCCAGCACCAGCAGCCGGTCGACACCGGCCGTCGCGAAGGCACTTTCTTTGTGCTCGCCAAACACCACCGCCAACACCGCGCCGTCGTTACCGGCCAGTTGTCGCGCCAGGCCGAGCAGGTCACGGTCGTGGCTGCTCAGGCGGCCGCCGACCATGTCCGGCACCACGTTGATGTAGAACGCAGGCTGCGGCACCTGATGCAGCGGCAACTGCACCTCCACCGCCGCCGTGCGTTTGGCCGCGCCGCCCTGCTGGGCGCCGCTGCGGTCGATGCGCTTGATGCCGTTGGGGCCGATAAAACCGACGCCATGTACGTTTTTGCGGATAACGCCGTTCGGCCCCATCCAGCTGTGTTGCACTGGCTGCATCGCCGCGTGAAGCGGGTGCAGACGGTTACGGGCGATCCATTGAGCCCGTGGGTCGCGGCG
The genomic region above belongs to Pseudomonas sp. S35 and contains:
- a CDS encoding electron transfer flavoprotein subunit alpha/FixB family protein, with product MSDIIRRDPRAQWIARNRLHPLHAAMQPVQHSWMGPNGVIRKNVHGVGFIGPNGIKRIDRSGAQQGGAAKRTAAVEVQLPLHQVPQPAFYINVVPDMVGGRLSSHDRDLLGLARQLAGNDGAVLAVVFGEHKESAFATAGVDRLLVLEGHEFDGYSPEQRVQGLRAVDIQFNPRHWLLPDSRSGGGELGRRFAASLKERPATRVWQIKGDECIGRAGAGQEDLARPLSRLILAAVECADPVSDTRHEVLPVELSTPLARSLPRIEDLGAVAVDPAAIPMAEAEFIFSGGNGVKDWNLFHQTAAALGATEGASRVAVDDGFMARDRQVGASGTWVTARVYVAVGISGAIQHLQGIGACDKVVAINLDPGCDMIKRADLSVIGESAAILQALIDAVEAYRNGAKRDAA